A portion of the Bacillus thuringiensis genome contains these proteins:
- a CDS encoding SMI1/KNR4 family protein, whose product MKEVREYIETKKQGVLELQIKETEEKLGVAFPNQYRDLIKLVNNAEIGVWMLYPIKDNRNVTKTWDDIVRQNIDMRDESMPENLIIIGDDGSGDKLCFKINNGKMDDKIYIWYHADDEMEEISPSLKEFIMETIQEDDVF is encoded by the coding sequence ATGAAAGAAGTAAGAGAATATATTGAAACAAAGAAACAAGGTGTATTGGAGTTGCAAATAAAAGAAACGGAAGAAAAGTTAGGTGTTGCTTTCCCAAATCAATATAGGGATCTTATTAAATTAGTTAATAATGCTGAAATAGGGGTATGGATGCTATATCCGATTAAAGATAATAGAAATGTAACGAAAACTTGGGATGATATAGTTAGACAAAACATTGACATGAGAGATGAGTCTATGCCAGAAAATCTTATCATAATTGGTGACGATGGTTCAGGGGATAAATTGTGCTTTAAAATAAATAATGGAAAAATGGATGATAAAATATATATTTGGTATCACGCGGATGACGAAATGGAAGAAATATCTCCGAGTTTAAAAGAATTTATTATGGAAACTATTCAGGAAGACGATGTTTTTTAG
- a CDS encoding cysteine hydrolase family protein yields MKKALIVIDVQAGMYTAGMPVHNGEKFLQTLQELIGECRSNDIPVIYVQHNGPKDHPLEKGTDGWRIHATIAPQEGDDIVEKTTPDSFHKTNLSEVLQEKGIEHVILSGMQTEYCVDTTTRRACSEGYKVTLVSDAHSTFDAEVLRAEDIVKHHNAVLGAFADVVALKDLKVAASK; encoded by the coding sequence ATGAAAAAAGCATTAATCGTAATTGATGTACAAGCGGGTATGTATACAGCTGGAATGCCAGTACATAATGGGGAAAAATTTTTACAAACATTGCAAGAGCTTATTGGGGAATGTCGTTCAAATGATATTCCAGTTATTTATGTCCAACATAACGGTCCTAAAGACCATCCGTTAGAAAAAGGTACGGATGGATGGCGAATCCATGCAACAATCGCTCCGCAAGAAGGGGATGATATTGTTGAAAAGACGACGCCAGATTCATTCCATAAGACAAACTTAAGCGAAGTGTTACAAGAGAAAGGAATTGAACACGTTATTCTTTCGGGAATGCAAACAGAGTATTGTGTAGATACGACAACGCGCAGAGCATGTAGTGAAGGATATAAAGTAACGTTAGTTAGTGATGCGCATAGTACATTTGATGCAGAAGTGTTACGTGCTGAAGATATTGTGAAACATCATAACGCAGTATTGGGAGCGTTTGCGGATGTTGTTGCATTAAAAGACTTGAAAGTGGCTGCCTCTAAATAA
- a CDS encoding GNAT family N-acetyltransferase — protein MLFQKEGLLIRYVMEDDVSIISKWLTDPEVLQYYEGRDNPQSVEKVLDHFIHNPNNNEKRCLIEFDTVPIGYIQMYPVDSEWKAIYGYKESQNVWGMDQFIGEPAYWGKGIGQKLVQAAITYIMGEMGAEAIAMDPKVNNERAIKCYEKCGFKKVKILKEHELHEGKLEDCWMMEYKQL, from the coding sequence ATGCTATTTCAAAAAGAAGGGTTATTGATTAGATACGTAATGGAAGATGATGTATCTATCATTTCTAAATGGTTAACGGACCCAGAAGTCCTGCAGTATTACGAAGGACGAGATAATCCGCAATCTGTAGAAAAGGTGCTTGATCATTTTATACATAATCCAAACAATAATGAAAAAAGATGTTTAATAGAATTTGATACCGTTCCGATTGGTTACATACAAATGTACCCAGTTGATTCAGAGTGGAAAGCGATATATGGCTATAAAGAATCACAAAATGTATGGGGAATGGATCAATTTATCGGTGAACCAGCCTATTGGGGAAAAGGAATTGGACAAAAACTCGTTCAGGCAGCAATTACATACATTATGGGTGAAATGGGAGCAGAAGCAATCGCAATGGATCCGAAAGTAAATAATGAACGAGCGATAAAGTGTTATGAAAAATGCGGATTTAAAAAAGTAAAGATTTTAAAGGAACATGAGCTGCATGAGGGGAAACTAGAAGATTGTTGGATGATGGAATATAAACAATTATAA
- the entB gene encoding cell wall-binding protein EntB — MKKVIGAATATIFGLGAFTTTATAETIVTADVLNVREKPTTESKVVEKVKNGQELKVINTEDGWSKIELNGKEVFVSSEFTKDVYHVTANLLNVRTEANTDSEILGRLKKDDVIESTHQVKDGWLQFEYKGKTAYANVSFLSSTAPTEKKTEEKTKQVTKVQKSVKEKKEVKTQKVAKAKETTKAQEIVKPKEEVKVKEEVKVKEEPKAQEIVKPKEEAKVKEEVKVKEEPKAQEIVKPKEEAKVKEEVKVKEEPKAQEIVKPKEEAKVKEEVKVKEEPKAQEIVKPKEEAKVKEEEKVQEIAKAKEEERAQEIAKAKEEERAREIAKAKAKEEEKAREIAKAKEEERAQEIAKAKEEERAREIAKAKEEEKAREIAKAKEEEEKAQEIAKAKEEERAREIAKAKEEERAKEVSKNNIQSAKRELTVVATAYTADPSENGTYGGRVLTAMGHDLTANPNMRIIAVDPKVIPLGSKVWVEGYGEAIAGDTGSAIKGNRIDVLMGSKSKAMNWGRKTVKVKIL; from the coding sequence ATGAAAAAAGTAATTGGCGCAGCAACAGCAACTATTTTTGGATTGGGGGCGTTTACCACAACTGCTACCGCAGAAACAATCGTAACAGCAGATGTACTTAACGTACGTGAAAAACCGACTACAGAATCAAAAGTGGTCGAAAAAGTAAAGAATGGGCAAGAGTTAAAAGTCATCAATACCGAAGATGGCTGGTCAAAAATTGAATTGAACGGTAAAGAAGTGTTTGTAAGTTCGGAGTTTACAAAAGATGTGTATCATGTAACGGCGAATTTGTTAAATGTACGTACCGAAGCAAACACAGATTCAGAAATTCTTGGCAGACTAAAAAAAGATGATGTAATTGAATCAACGCATCAAGTAAAAGACGGATGGCTGCAATTTGAGTATAAAGGAAAAACTGCTTATGCAAACGTTTCTTTCCTATCAAGTACAGCACCAACTGAAAAGAAAACTGAAGAGAAAACGAAGCAAGTAACGAAAGTACAAAAATCAGTTAAAGAAAAGAAAGAAGTAAAGACGCAGAAAGTAGCAAAAGCGAAAGAAACAACGAAAGCACAAGAAATAGTAAAGCCTAAAGAAGAAGTAAAAGTCAAAGAAGAAGTAAAAGTTAAAGAAGAACCGAAAGCACAAGAAATAGTAAAGCCTAAAGAAGAGGCAAAGGTTAAAGAAGAAGTAAAAGTTAAAGAAGAACCGAAAGCACAAGAAATAGTAAAGCCTAAAGAAGAGGCAAAAGTCAAAGAAGAAGTAAAAGTTAAAGAAGAACCGAAAGCGCAAGAAATAGTAAAGCCTAAAGAAGAGGCAAAAGTCAAAGAAGAAGTAAAAGTTAAAGAAGAACCGAAAGCGCAAGAAATAGTAAAGCCTAAAGAAGAGGCAAAAGTTAAAGAAGAAGAAAAAGTGCAAGAAATAGCAAAAGCTAAAGAAGAAGAGAGAGCGCAAGAAATAGCAAAAGCAAAAGAAGAAGAGAGAGCAAGAGAAATAGCAAAAGCAAAAGCTAAAGAAGAAGAGAAAGCAAGAGAAATAGCAAAAGCTAAAGAAGAAGAGAGAGCGCAAGAAATAGCAAAAGCTAAAGAAGAAGAGAGAGCAAGAGAAATAGCAAAAGCTAAAGAAGAAGAGAAAGCAAGAGAAATAGCAAAAGCTAAAGAAGAAGAAGAGAAAGCGCAAGAAATAGCAAAAGCTAAGGAAGAAGAAAGAGCAAGAGAAATAGCAAAAGCTAAAGAAGAAGAAAGAGCGAAAGAAGTATCAAAAAACAACATACAGTCTGCTAAACGTGAATTAACGGTAGTAGCGACAGCGTATACTGCTGATCCAAGTGAAAATGGTACATATGGTGGACGCGTTTTAACTGCGATGGGGCATGATTTAACGGCAAATCCGAATATGAGAATTATCGCAGTCGACCCGAAAGTAATCCCATTAGGATCTAAAGTATGGGTAGAAGGTTATGGAGAAGCTATCGCTGGTGATACTGGAAGCGCAATTAAAGGTAATCGTATTGATGTATTAATGGGGTCAAAAAGTAAAGCTATGAATTGGGGAAGAAAAACTGTTAAAGTAAAAATTTTATAG
- a CDS encoding nitroreductase, which produces MNQFEQMMYVGVIMSTVLSVMILGSLYYNPRLSLTDYPKDIQKVVFPKSIHEKKQTIYFNIVYNAILFGCPFVSTYILHKHEKLLYIDAYLHTFGILMIFNLVDLLIIDWLIFCWITPRFVVIPSTAGMKGYKDYKFHLRGAIVATQILAIVSLFLAGIATTI; this is translated from the coding sequence ATGAATCAATTTGAGCAAATGATGTACGTTGGTGTCATCATGTCTACTGTACTATCCGTAATGATTTTAGGGTCCTTATATTATAATCCTCGACTATCGTTAACTGATTATCCGAAAGATATTCAAAAAGTAGTTTTTCCAAAATCGATTCATGAAAAAAAGCAAACCATTTACTTTAATATTGTATATAATGCTATTCTTTTCGGTTGTCCTTTCGTTTCTACATATATATTACATAAGCATGAAAAATTATTGTATATTGATGCTTATTTACACACTTTTGGTATTTTAATGATTTTCAATTTAGTAGATTTACTTATAATTGATTGGCTAATTTTTTGCTGGATTACTCCAAGGTTTGTTGTGATTCCTAGTACGGCAGGTATGAAAGGATATAAAGATTATAAGTTTCATTTAAGAGGGGCTATAGTCGCTACTCAAATTTTAGCAATCGTAAGTTTATTTTTGGCGGGAATTGCAACAACTATTTAG
- a CDS encoding YndM family protein: protein MNDFTVVLIKFISCIIAFSIGLALFFPATFVQIISFSLFVTIVSYMFVDKIILNRIGNTGAIMSDFLLTYLSVWIFGNILLDNYMQIAWGSILSAIVFTLSDVIVHRFSNSHTRHNNDNIRINRRFAYGTEFAEEQNILDKDKKK from the coding sequence TTGAATGATTTCACAGTAGTACTTATCAAGTTTATATCGTGCATTATCGCATTTAGCATTGGGCTTGCTTTATTTTTCCCTGCAACGTTTGTTCAAATTATTTCATTCAGTCTCTTTGTTACAATCGTATCCTACATGTTCGTTGATAAAATTATTTTAAATCGAATTGGCAATACTGGTGCCATTATGTCGGATTTCTTATTAACATATTTAAGCGTATGGATTTTCGGTAATATTTTATTAGACAACTATATGCAAATTGCATGGGGCAGTATCCTTTCTGCCATCGTCTTCACTTTATCTGATGTAATCGTTCATCGCTTCTCTAACTCTCATACAAGGCACAACAATGATAACATTCGTATTAATCGCCGCTTTGCATATGGTACGGAGTTTGCTGAAGAACAAAATATATTGGATAAAGACAAGAAAAAGTAA
- a CDS encoding DUF4020 domain-containing protein — protein sequence MWITSEVEIPDELIDHIEQGKLVLFVGAGVSMKGKSNLPNFDDLVDEIAKTLYVEKREITEPHDYYLGKIAKTKDVHQVARDLVHIEKSKPNPLHYAIPRLFPLDTDIRIVTTNFDQHFTTAIKEINRDINVYYAPALPTGRAFKGLAYIHGNVEQEKEALILTDGDFGRAYLTEGWARRFLVDLFSNYTVLFVGYSHNDPVMKYLATGLPPSTRRFAFVAQGENTYHWEHLGIRPIVYPNKVNNHQSLVKAVKRWAELMGDNYITKRMRIRDIVTVPPSVEQEQLSYIKQSIKKIETVRYFVEFAHDYEWVEWLEAEGKLQNLFMLTPNYNEVDELLAEWLVEQFLFSHQKELFQLIYKNYSKISPLLWRTICNYLNETKSKMDPLLFARWTLLLLETAEKDSSSIEKISKLLQKCSFPEHKEIALLLLTFILDGKLKLKRVRKWGNDTQEAIELEESSRLPVSTFSHVEQIWNEKMRPYIAYYAVPIMMIGLEKLRMLSLRQTALKKRNTEDVEKEFHQNDLAFLIQIVKECLTYLCENNEKKADYYITEMIEANSVLQKRIAIDAMNKNIFVRVDDKMKWLLHEGLLLDFTYKHEVFQLLKSHYANCLEKTKEEVTRTVIKRLTEERVFDACLVLDLLFKCDSNSPSTANGYELMKQKHPHFHSEQYSVQKKEDTAQSITCNVTADGLLQLKDFEIMKQVRQFSQDGVFEQRHFLEMLSKACKLNTEWSISFAYQLVGVQEISNEVWFVCIREWRNNRGLTNDQIQKIIPLLQKFVRNTAFHWLISSFLYEISNRLEELEENSIRVVKRFAFSVFPQVMKSDTDFKLGKQDFYNESIQHPVGKMTAVLLKLLSYDHLYDRNVYEYLFLFEEQVRVNSERTNFMFARLIADITFLYHIEKQWCRKYLLPYLDLKKQNEITEYAWAGLCYTQINLPLFTEMKRFIKYAIEHLEVLHPHTREAFLKWLSFVFIKCVLYWEQKTDWLYPLLVLENEENKIKFMQFLCYYVKTLSVKEQQKFWTAWLSVFLRERPKMGEITAREYVMLLRIILYMDEILEKGLCIMSRAFLSVNGKCTGEEMKQLLIEMLHKKESMKAHKEMFANVFFILLQTCQEAVLFEKEIIKIKELLVQYGVEEYVLHLLENEIIRIGIVMGDLQEEL from the coding sequence ATGTGGATTACTTCAGAAGTAGAAATTCCAGATGAGTTAATTGATCACATTGAGCAAGGAAAGTTAGTGTTATTTGTTGGAGCGGGAGTTTCTATGAAAGGGAAATCAAACTTACCGAATTTTGATGATTTAGTTGATGAAATTGCAAAAACGTTATATGTCGAAAAACGTGAAATAACAGAACCACATGATTATTATCTTGGTAAAATTGCGAAAACAAAAGATGTACATCAAGTCGCAAGAGATCTTGTTCATATAGAGAAATCAAAACCGAATCCATTACATTATGCAATTCCAAGGTTATTTCCGTTAGATACAGATATCCGCATTGTAACAACAAATTTTGATCAACATTTTACAACTGCAATTAAAGAAATAAATAGAGATATCAATGTTTATTACGCTCCAGCTTTACCGACGGGGAGAGCTTTTAAAGGTCTTGCTTATATACATGGTAATGTAGAACAGGAGAAAGAGGCTTTAATTTTAACAGACGGTGATTTTGGAAGGGCTTACTTAACGGAAGGGTGGGCGAGAAGATTTTTAGTCGATCTATTCTCAAATTACACCGTTTTATTCGTTGGATATAGTCATAATGACCCAGTAATGAAATATTTAGCAACTGGTTTACCACCAAGTACAAGGCGATTTGCTTTTGTCGCACAAGGAGAAAATACGTACCACTGGGAACATTTGGGGATAAGACCAATTGTGTATCCGAATAAAGTGAATAATCATCAATCCCTCGTAAAAGCGGTAAAACGCTGGGCGGAATTAATGGGTGATAATTATATTACGAAAAGAATGCGTATTCGGGATATTGTAACGGTTCCCCCGTCAGTAGAACAGGAACAATTATCATACATAAAGCAATCAATTAAAAAAATTGAAACAGTTCGTTACTTTGTGGAATTTGCTCATGATTATGAATGGGTCGAATGGTTAGAAGCAGAAGGTAAATTACAAAATTTGTTTATGCTTACGCCAAACTATAATGAAGTAGATGAATTACTTGCAGAATGGTTAGTGGAACAATTTCTTTTTAGTCATCAGAAAGAATTATTTCAATTAATTTATAAAAACTATTCTAAAATATCACCGTTATTATGGAGAACAATTTGTAACTACTTAAACGAAACGAAGAGTAAGATGGACCCATTGTTGTTTGCCAGGTGGACACTCCTTTTATTAGAAACTGCTGAAAAAGATAGTAGCTCTATAGAAAAGATTTCTAAGTTACTGCAAAAATGTTCTTTTCCTGAGCATAAGGAAATTGCGTTATTGTTACTAACGTTTATTTTAGACGGAAAATTGAAGTTGAAACGTGTAAGAAAATGGGGAAATGATACGCAAGAAGCAATAGAACTCGAGGAATCGAGTCGCTTACCAGTATCAACATTTTCTCATGTGGAGCAAATTTGGAACGAAAAGATGAGGCCATATATCGCCTATTATGCTGTTCCAATTATGATGATCGGATTAGAAAAATTGAGAATGTTGTCGTTAAGACAAACGGCACTGAAAAAAAGAAATACGGAAGATGTAGAAAAAGAGTTTCATCAAAATGATCTTGCATTTTTAATACAAATTGTAAAAGAGTGTCTAACTTATTTATGTGAAAACAATGAGAAAAAAGCGGATTATTATATTACAGAAATGATAGAAGCGAATAGTGTACTTCAAAAGCGAATTGCAATTGATGCGATGAATAAAAATATTTTTGTTCGTGTAGATGACAAAATGAAATGGTTGTTACATGAAGGACTTCTTTTAGATTTCACTTATAAACACGAAGTTTTCCAACTTTTAAAAAGTCATTATGCAAATTGTTTGGAAAAAACAAAAGAAGAAGTCACTCGAACTGTAATAAAGCGTCTTACAGAAGAGAGAGTATTTGATGCATGTCTCGTATTAGACTTATTATTCAAGTGTGATTCAAATAGTCCATCTACGGCAAATGGGTATGAGTTAATGAAGCAAAAGCATCCTCATTTTCATTCTGAACAATACAGTGTACAAAAGAAAGAGGATACAGCGCAAAGCATTACTTGTAATGTAACAGCTGACGGATTATTGCAGCTGAAAGATTTTGAAATTATGAAGCAAGTTCGGCAATTTTCGCAAGATGGTGTTTTTGAACAACGCCATTTTTTAGAGATGTTATCAAAAGCATGTAAATTGAATACAGAGTGGAGTATTTCATTCGCATATCAATTAGTAGGAGTGCAAGAAATAAGTAATGAAGTATGGTTTGTTTGTATTAGAGAATGGCGAAATAACCGAGGATTGACAAATGATCAAATCCAAAAAATTATTCCGCTATTGCAGAAATTTGTTAGAAATACTGCTTTTCATTGGTTAATTAGTAGTTTTCTATATGAAATTAGTAATCGACTAGAAGAGTTAGAAGAGAATAGTATACGTGTTGTAAAACGCTTTGCTTTTTCAGTGTTTCCTCAAGTTATGAAGAGTGATACGGATTTTAAGCTTGGAAAACAAGATTTTTACAATGAATCAATTCAGCATCCTGTTGGAAAAATGACGGCTGTATTATTAAAGTTGTTATCATATGATCATTTATACGATCGTAATGTATATGAATATTTATTTTTATTTGAAGAACAAGTAAGAGTTAATTCGGAACGAACAAACTTTATGTTTGCTCGTTTAATAGCAGATATTACATTTCTATACCATATTGAAAAACAATGGTGCCGGAAATATTTGTTACCATACTTAGATTTAAAAAAACAAAATGAAATTACGGAATATGCATGGGCGGGCTTGTGTTACACTCAAATAAATTTACCTTTATTTACAGAAATGAAGCGTTTTATTAAGTATGCGATAGAACATTTGGAAGTATTACATCCGCATACGAGGGAAGCTTTCTTGAAGTGGCTTAGCTTTGTATTTATTAAATGTGTACTATATTGGGAGCAAAAAACAGATTGGTTATACCCTTTACTCGTATTAGAAAATGAAGAAAATAAAATTAAATTTATGCAGTTTTTATGCTATTACGTCAAAACATTAAGTGTAAAAGAACAACAAAAATTTTGGACAGCTTGGCTCAGTGTATTTTTGCGAGAACGACCAAAAATGGGTGAGATAACAGCGAGAGAATATGTAATGCTTTTACGTATTATTTTATACATGGATGAAATATTAGAAAAAGGATTATGTATTATGTCTCGTGCATTTTTAAGTGTAAATGGTAAATGTACAGGTGAGGAAATGAAGCAGTTATTGATTGAAATGCTTCATAAGAAAGAAAGTATGAAAGCGCATAAAGAAATGTTTGCAAATGTGTTTTTTATTTTACTACAAACATGTCAAGAAGCCGTTTTATTTGAAAAAGAAATCATAAAAATAAAAGAATTATTAGTTCAGTATGGAGTAGAGGAATATGTTTTACATTTACTAGAAAATGAAATAATTCGCATAGGAATTGTAATGGGTGATTTACAAGAAGAATTATAG
- a CDS encoding kinase, producing MSKPILTSTLIILRGNSANGKTTIAKQLQEHFGQGTLLVSQDVVRRDMLRVHDTMGNLSHDLLFEITKYGKRKCEFVILEGILNSRRYGEMLKELIRYFDENAFTYYFDLSLEETIRRHNTRDKRHEFGEDFLQRWYNPHDTIEVARETIFTDNFTQKDIFDVILNDVAIQKQD from the coding sequence ATGTCTAAACCTATACTTACATCCACTTTAATCATTCTTAGAGGAAACTCCGCAAATGGTAAAACAACGATCGCAAAGCAACTACAAGAACATTTCGGACAAGGTACACTTTTAGTCTCTCAAGACGTCGTGCGTAGAGATATGTTAAGAGTACACGACACGATGGGGAACTTATCTCATGATCTACTATTTGAAATTACGAAGTACGGAAAAAGAAAATGTGAATTTGTTATTTTAGAAGGTATATTGAACAGTCGTAGGTATGGTGAGATGTTAAAAGAATTAATTCGTTATTTTGATGAAAATGCATTTACATATTACTTTGATTTATCATTAGAGGAAACTATTAGACGACATAACACAAGGGACAAACGACATGAATTTGGTGAAGATTTCCTACAAAGATGGTATAATCCGCACGATACAATTGAGGTTGCCAGAGAAACTATTTTTACAGATAACTTTACGCAAAAAGATATATTTGATGTGATTCTTAATGATGTTGCGATACAAAAACAAGACTAA